In Peromyscus maniculatus bairdii isolate BWxNUB_F1_BW_parent chromosome 21, HU_Pman_BW_mat_3.1, whole genome shotgun sequence, one DNA window encodes the following:
- the LOC102909577 gene encoding putative olfactory receptor 2B3: MAVINKSHPEEFILLGFSDHPWLELPLFIILLVTYPLAITGNIAIILVSILDPHLHSPMYFFLTNLSFLDMCYTTSIVPQMLTNLGGSTKTISYMRCVVQLYFYHTMGGTECVLLALMSFDRYVAICRPLHYTLIMNQRTCLLLVSTVWLIGISYAVSEATVTLQLPLCGHNELDHLVCEIPVLIKTACGEKDTNELALSVVCIFILAVPLCLILASYASIGHAVLKIKSSEGRKKAFGTCSSHLVVVLLFYGPAISMYLQPPSSITKDQPKFMALFYGVVTPTLNPFIYTLRNKDVKGALGNLSRNIFSSK, translated from the coding sequence ATGGCAGTAATCAATAAAAGTCACCCAGAAGAGTTCATTCTACTTGGCTTTTCAGACCATCCTTGGCTGGAACTCCCTCTCTTCATTATTCTTCTGGTAACATATCCACTGGCCATAACAGGAAACATTGCCATCATTCTGGTGTCTATATTAGAcccccatctccacagccccatgtatttcttcctcaCCAACCTCTCCTTTCTAGACATGTGCTACACCACAAGCATTGTGCCTCAGATGCTAACTAACCTAGGGGGCTCCACAAAGACTATCAGCTACATGAGGTGTGTAGTTCAGCTTTATTTCTACCACACAATGGGGGGCACAGAGTGTGTCCTCCTGGCTCTTATGTCCTTTGACCGCTATGTTGCCATCTGCAGACCTCTGCACTATACCCTTATCATGAATCAGCGTACTTGCCTCCTGTTAGTGTCCACTGTGTGGCTGATAGGAATTTCCTATGCTGTCTCAGAGGCCACTGTGACACTGCAGCTTCCACTATGTGGCCACAATGAACTGGATCACTTGGTGTGTGAGATTCCTGTTCTGATAAAAACTGCCTGTGGTGAAAAAGACACTAATGAGCTTGCTCTCTCTGTggtatgcatttttattttagctgttCCTCTATGTTTAATTCTTGCTTCCTATGCTAGTATTGGACATGCTGTACTTAAAATCAAATCTTCAGAGGGGAGGAAAAAGGCCTTTGGAACATGTTCCTCTCATCTTGTAGTTGTTCTCTTATTCTATGGCCCAGCCATTAGCATGTATCTTCAGCCCCCCTCCTCTATTACAAAAGACCAACCCAAGTTTATGGCTCTCTTCTATGGAGTAGTGACTCCTACTCTGAACCCCTTTATCTATACCCTAAGGAATAAGGATGTAAAGGGGGCATTAGGTAACCTATCCAGAAACATTTTTAGTTCAAAGTGA
- the LOC102908954 gene encoding olfactory receptor 2H2-like: protein MTTVCNDSHGDFILLGFSDRPHLEKVLFGVILIFYCLTLAGNTIIIVVSLKDPKLQVPMYFFLCNLSLLDICFTSSCVPQMLVNLGSPNKIITYHGCATQLYIFLWLGATECVLLVVMAVDRYVAVCHPLRYTTVMHPKVCLQLAVLAWGVGLIQSLIQSSATLRLPFCSQRVVDDIVCEVPALIQLSSADTTYNEVQMSIASVILLVLPLVIILSSYGAIVKSVLKIKSTEGQKKAFGTCTSHILVVFLFYGTVTGVYLQPKTHYAHEQDKFLTLLYTVITPTLNPLIYTLRNKEVKGAVIRLGWRTWSSHR, encoded by the coding sequence atgaCCACAGTTTGCAATGACAGCCATGGTGATTTCATCCTCCTTGGCTTCTCTGACAGGCCACATTTAGAGAAGGTACTTTTTGGGGTCATTTTGATCTTTTACTGTTTGACTCTTGCTGGAAATACAATCATAATTGTTGTATCCTTGAAGGACCCAAAACTCCAAGTCcctatgtatttcttcctttgcaATCTTTCCTTATTAGATATTTGTTTCACCAGCAGCTGTGTTCCACAGATGTTGGTTAATTTGGGAAGTCCAAATAAGATTATTACCTATCATGGCTGTGCCACTCAGCTCTACATCTTTTTGTGGCTTGGTGCCACCGAATGTGTTCTTCTTGTTGTCATGGCTGTGGATCGCTATGTAGCAGTGTGTCATCCTCTGAGATACACAACTGTCATGCATCCCAAAGTCTGTCTGCAACTGGCTGTCCTTGCTTGGGGTGTTGGCCTGATTCAGTCTCTGATCCAGTCTTCTGCTACCCTCAGATTGCCCTTTTGCTCCCAGCGGGTGGTAGATGACATTGTGTGTGAAGTTCCAGCCCTGATTCAACTCTCCAGTGCAGATACTACCTACAATGAAGTCCAGATGTCCATAGCCAGTGTTATTCTCCTAGTGTTACCCTTGGTCATCATACTTTCCTCCTATGGTGCTATTGTAAAATCTGTGCTGAAGATAAAGTCAACTGAAGGGCAGAAAAAAGCATTTGGCACCTGTACTTCTCACATTCTTGTTGTCTTCCTCTTCTATGGTACTGTCACAGGTGTCTATCTTCAACCTAAGACTCACTATGCTCATGAACAGGACAAGTTTCTCACCCTTTTATACACTGTAATAACTCCAACTCTTAACCCCCTCATCTATACACTGAGGAACAAGGAGGTAAAAGGAGCAGTGATAAGACTGGGGTGGAGGACTTGGAGTTCCCACAGATAA